Below is a genomic region from Cyprinus carpio isolate SPL01 chromosome B6, ASM1834038v1, whole genome shotgun sequence.
aatcaatattgacagtatgtcagtatttttttttctatatcacACAGCCCTATGTAAAAGTGTCTCGTCCACGTTCAATCaacaatgaaataatataaagaaaaaaaatcaatatattggcCAGCATTTCTTTGCACACTAAATGTTTACTGAAATATAGTCCGAAAAGTGTGgcttgtttgatttgatttgattttggtgATTTTCCAGAAACATCAGATGACCTAGATGACTTAAACTTCTTCaaccagaagaaaaagaaaaagaagtccAAAAAAGAGAAGATTTTTGATGCCGAGCTTGAAGAGGGAATAAAGGTCAGTCGATTGTTTGCACGTGTATAGTTGTTAAACTCTTGCTTTCACAGCCGTAATGGCTTTTTACATTGAAAGATGTTTTGTCCATGAAAGCGTTATCCTTCAGTGGCCTTGGattccttcaaaaaataaattgatgtCTGAGCCTACACATCAGATTCTCTTTGCATTTGAAGTTTGATATGTTCAGCAGTTGTCATGCATTGTCTTGTACtaaataaattgtacatttcCAAAGAGCTGAAGATTGAAACGGAGCCATCAGAGACACAAGAGGAGGATGACTTAATGCTGCCCATTAAGAAGAAGAAATCAAGAAAAGTCAAAGATTTTCAAGAGGACACAGACAGTCAAAGCAAAGATGACGGTAAGTGCTGTAGTAGGGTGTTTTTCTGTGAATAACTATAATGTTGGCAGTCTAATTCTGTGCTGTTTGTGTGAAAGGTGTGGAAGATGAAGACAGTAAAAACACAGATGACATCACATTCAGCACACAGACGGGCCCTGCCTGGGCAGACTCGGAGAGGGATTACACATATGATGAGGTTAATGGGCACATTTATTATTCAACTGGCGGTGCAGAACATATGTGCTTGTTTCAGGTGATAACTTGATAAAGGGCCAGAAACTGCTGCCATCTGGTGCATTTGTAAGGCAGAACAGCTTTTCTCTGTTAACTTCTCTTTTCTGAGACCCGTTTGGAATTATTACAGCTGGTGTCAAGATGATATTTATTAGATGTGTGAAGTCAGTTCTcgtcaagttcacacaggtgtagttTGTCACGTAAACTGTGGATATGTAACGTTTGACAGTAAGAATATGTCACAATACTTCATTTTAAACAATAGCTTATGTGTGCGTTTCAGGgtgttttttgcagttttttgctgttttgttatgttatgtaagGACAGCCATACATCAAGTATAGGATACGTGTCCAAGTACATTTTGGATACACTGCAtatttgaaggaatagttcacccaaaatgcatGTTCCTTTAATAAATTTCTGTAAAAGCTATCTGATATATGGGTTGGCTGCAATATGTTTGATCCCCTTGAAACTAAAGAATGATTGTAGTatcttaattttagtttgtacCACTATGTTCCTTAGATAATGGCTGCTTGCATCTgctcttgttattattattaacatcaccttttttttagcttttgaaTAGAGTCTTTAACATCATGCGGGAAAAAAATCCAGACATGGTGGCtggagagaagagaaagtttgTGATGAAGCCTCCTCAGGTTGTCAGGGTCGGCACAAAGAAGACCTCATTCGTAAACTTCACAGACATCTGCAAACTGTAAGTCTAAACTTGAAATTGTCAAGCTGTTTTATAGAGCCGTAATGAAACTCTTCGTTTTCTGGGGTTGACTTTGATTTGCTCTAAAGAACTGGAAAGTTGCTCACTCCTCATTACACTCGTATTGTGTTGTTGGGCATTACATATCTGCCAACAAATAattcatttgtatatttgcaCACGTGAACTTTATTTTCTATGGCACTTTACCTTAATCCTTACTTTCTTTTCCCAGGTTGCATCGACAACCAAAACATCTTTTGGCTTTTTTGCTGGCTGAGTTGGGAACAAGGTgagtttatttgatatttttccgAGAACAGTAAGATATGCTTGTTATCTAACAAACAATTAACACTACATGACAAGTAGCTAGTTTTCAACacctgaaagatttttttttttgtcgcctCGTCTACCTCCAGCAATCTTAAAATGTGATACGTTAAACTGATGTTTAATTTATtgtagtaaatattaataaataattatttcactaatgttttggaatgaccaatgattgttttgaaattgtattaattCAGATTTATAAGTAGAGGTTAAGCGTCTCTTAACTATTTGCTGACGAAGaaatacttcatttttttaaatgaggccCTTTTTGTGCCCGGTTTGTGGAAAGAGCCTATAATGATCTTCTGTCCATATGTCATTTGTAAGTCTACTATTACTTTGTTTTATGGGGAGCACCACCTTATTGGTTGATCATTAACCTTGCAAAATATAGTCTCAGCGTCTGGCAAGCTCTGGGTTTATTTGTCCTGTGTCTCTGTGCGACTGGAACCCTCCACCAGAACACATCATTTGCACGTTTTGCTGGAGGCGTTTCAGGGAGAACCCTGAATCAGTTGAGAAAGGCATTGCTGCTCTAGAGGGAGCCACTGACCCTGTGATGCTTTCAGAAGGCAATTATTAAAGATAAGCAGGCTGATTTCAGGGCTCCACTCAGTCCAGCACCTCATTGTGTTCACCCGCATGTATCTCAGAAGACACATGAAAGGAAACAGATCAATTTCACCTCCTGGATATTTACAGATGATTTTGGTTTTGGAAAGAGATCAGTCTCATACAGGAGCAGAATTCTTCTTTATGTAGCTAGAAACAGGAAGTTTGTGATTTGGAAAGAATATAGAAATTGGTATATATTTAGTTATGCACTAACCACTGTTTTGACTTTTCAGCGGATCTATAGATGGAAACAATCAGCTCGTCATCAAAGGCAGATTCCAGCAGAAACAGATAGAGAATGTCTTAAGAAGATATATAAGTGAGTGTTTATTTGAGtggtgaatttttaaaaaataatgttcttaaacACAGTAAGTTTATTCAAATTGAAATGGCATAAGGGGTTCactgaataataaaatgatttttatacttaaaaaaggATACATATCTACATGAATCTACATCACCTTTTTAACATGATATAtatcttaaaaattaaatgcatatctAAAATAATATGTGTGCATCTTATGTATAAAAAATTGTATAGATTTAATATACATGCCATCAagcacatatataaaatataattactatttattGCTTATAGCATAATTATAGGGTTATTGCCATAATTTCAGCATGCAccctgtgtttttattaatattgcataGTTAATCATATGCATTACTTTGGGAAAAAACAAACCTGCACTAAGCAGTATGTTTTTGTGTTGCAGAGGAGTACGTGACGTGCCACACGTGTCGGTCTCCTGACACAATCTTGCAGAAGGACACGCGTCTGTATTTCCTGCAGTGTGAGACGTGTCACTCCCGCTGCTCCGTCGCCAGCATCAAGACCGGATTCCAGGCCGTGACGGGCAAGAGAGCGCAGCTGCGTGCCAAAGCCAACTAACGCCTGTTCCTCCACCATCACACACCTTACACACCTGCGCTCCACCGCCAAACTCAACAAATCCACTCACGCAGGTTACTACCCCATCTGTTCGGAGTTCTCGGCTGTCTCAAATGCATCATTTCGTTTCCTTCAGCTCCTCTGCGCTCTGAAATGGCCTATGCACAGGAAAAGAGTGTTGATTTGTTCGGTCTGGCTGTGGTGCAGAGAGAGCACAGAGCCTGGAGGATTTTATGAATGAACAGTTGGCAAAATTTGTTGTTGCTGTATTACCTTGagaaaaacaattgaaataaaatgcataccaGCTGGGAAACACATGCAGTGTATGTTTCTGGGAAGGCATGTTGCTTTACATTTAGAGAGTTTGAATGTGATTGAGAAATGAGCTTGATAATTGGCTTGAAATGTACTGTATGATTTAATATGATTATGTGAACAAACGCTAGTATTTCCAcctcttttgtttttctgtgcttCAAAAAAAGAAGGATTCTATGTACTggaccagtgtttttttttttaattaagaaaaatgcAATATCCAGTTTgcactttttcataatttaaacttAGTTTGCTCATTctttatattaaaattcaaaattcaaa
It encodes:
- the LOC109091667 gene encoding eukaryotic translation initiation factor 2 subunit 2-like isoform X1, translated to MSGDEMIFDPTMTKKKKKKKKPFMLEEDGGEGDEVQQLETKETEADGFEEKEFDLDEDEGRKKETSDDLDDLNFFNQKKKKKKSKKEKIFDAELEEGIKELKIETEPSETQEEDDLMLPIKKKKSRKVKDFQEDTDSQSKDDGVEDEDSKNTDDITFSTQTGPAWADSERDYTYDELLNRVFNIMREKNPDMVAGEKRKFVMKPPQVVRVGTKKTSFVNFTDICKLLHRQPKHLLAFLLAELGTSGSIDGNNQLVIKGRFQQKQIENVLRRYIKEYVTCHTCRSPDTILQKDTRLYFLQCETCHSRCSVASIKTGFQAVTGKRAQLRAKAN
- the LOC109091667 gene encoding eukaryotic translation initiation factor 2 subunit 2-like isoform X2: MIFDPTMTKKKKKKKKPFMLEEDGGEGDEVQQLETKETEADGFEEKEFDLDEDEGRKKETSDDLDDLNFFNQKKKKKKSKKEKIFDAELEEGIKELKIETEPSETQEEDDLMLPIKKKKSRKVKDFQEDTDSQSKDDGVEDEDSKNTDDITFSTQTGPAWADSERDYTYDELLNRVFNIMREKNPDMVAGEKRKFVMKPPQVVRVGTKKTSFVNFTDICKLLHRQPKHLLAFLLAELGTSGSIDGNNQLVIKGRFQQKQIENVLRRYIKEYVTCHTCRSPDTILQKDTRLYFLQCETCHSRCSVASIKTGFQAVTGKRAQLRAKAN